GTAACAACAATGGTAATGACCAGCAAATTGATCAGGACAGACTTTTTCATTTCGAACCCTCGTATGGAAAAGATTTCATCGCTGGGATGAAATTTCTAATCCTATGGTATCACAATAGGTTATGACTTGTCGATGAATTACCTTCTTTGAGCGGTGATTACCCAATGCCACCACATCCAAACCTTGTACATCGGTCTCAGGAACAATATCCAACTGTGCATGCTCCCTCTCTAGAAAACGCCCCAGAGAGAGCCCTTCTCTTCTCCTACAGCGGAAAAAGCGTAGCAGCAACGGTGCCTTGATAAACAGCACATGGTCACAGAGTGGCTCCAAGCCCATACGCTTAAGCAGTGCTGCGTTGAGAATGAGTGCTGGCTTTTGCTCCTCTCCTGCCTCCCTGATAAGACGTTTACACGTTTCGACCATTTTTGGGTGGGTTATCGATTCGAGTTCTCTCAGTTTTACCGGGTTGCTGAATACCAGTTTGCCCAATGCTTTTCTATCGAC
This sequence is a window from uncultured Sphaerochaeta sp.. Protein-coding genes within it:
- the coaE gene encoding dephospho-CoA kinase (Dephospho-CoA kinase (CoaE) performs the final step in coenzyme A biosynthesis.); amino-acid sequence: MMVIGLTGRACAGKDQYAEIFASFGCQVVDVDSLGHDALNESIKALKQAFGQAVVCEGKVDRKALGKLVFSNPVKLRELESITHPKMVETCKRLIREAGEEQKPALILNAALLKRMGLEPLCDHVLFIKAPLLLRFFRCRRREGLSLGRFLEREHAQLDIVPETDVQGLDVVALGNHRSKKVIHRQVITYCDTIGLEISSQR